In a genomic window of Nodosilinea sp. E11:
- a CDS encoding SDR family oxidoreductase, with amino-acid sequence MQTLVSSDLPRRALVTGASRGIGKAIALALAQAGYDVALVSRSLDTLKPVQEELASYGVVAKAYAVDLAEMDGLQARLAAVLADFGPLSVVVNNAGMGYTGPLATMPLADWQRVMDLNVTGIFQCIQAVVPVLRQGGGGTIVNIASIAAKSAFPDWGAYTVSKSAIVALSRVLAAEERAHGIRVVTISPGAVNTPIWDTDTVQAEFDRSSMLTPEIVAQTVLHTIQLPAQAVIEDLTLMPAGGAL; translated from the coding sequence TTGCAAACTCTTGTATCTTCTGATTTGCCGCGCCGCGCTCTGGTAACTGGGGCCAGTCGTGGCATCGGCAAAGCGATCGCCCTAGCCCTAGCCCAAGCTGGCTACGATGTCGCCCTTGTCAGCCGCTCCTTAGACACCCTGAAACCGGTGCAGGAAGAGCTGGCTAGCTATGGGGTTGTGGCTAAAGCCTACGCCGTTGATCTAGCTGAGATGGATGGCTTGCAGGCTCGTTTAGCGGCGGTGCTAGCTGATTTTGGTCCCCTCAGCGTGGTGGTCAACAACGCTGGCATGGGCTATACGGGACCCCTCGCCACCATGCCCTTGGCAGACTGGCAGCGGGTGATGGATTTGAATGTCACTGGCATTTTCCAGTGTATTCAAGCAGTTGTACCGGTCCTGAGGCAGGGCGGCGGTGGCACCATCGTCAACATTGCCTCCATTGCCGCTAAGTCTGCCTTTCCAGACTGGGGTGCTTACACCGTTAGCAAATCCGCCATCGTAGCCCTGTCGCGGGTGCTGGCGGCGGAAGAGCGCGCCCATGGTATTCGAGTTGTAACCATCTCCCCAGGGGCCGTCAACACGCCCATTTGGGATACCGATACGGTACAGGCGGAGTTTGACCGATCTTCTATGCTGACCCCAGAAATCGTGGCACAAACCGTGCTGCACACGATTCAGTTGCCTGCCCAGGCGGTGATTGAAGACCTTACCCTGATGCCCGCAGGCGGTGCCCTGTAG